TTGCCGCTTCAGCAACGCTCATGATACGAATATCAAGACCGTTTGTATCGTGGTCTTTCAGGTACTGATCAACCTTCTTCCTGATCTCGATGTGATGTGCACGATCAGGATCGAGCCAGAATACGGCAGGATCACCGGTTGCTCTTGCTCTTGTTACAGCAAGTTTAACCCAGTCCTGGATTGGGGCATCCTTAACACGGGCGGAACGCCAGATATCACCCTCTTCAACCTGCTGCTCGTGAATAACATTTCCACCAGCATCAACAATACGGATGCTACCGTCGCCGGGCGCTTCGAAAGTGGTCGGATGAGAACCGTATTCTTCCGCCTTCTGAGCCATAAGGCCAACGTTAGGTACCGTACCCATGGTTGAAGGATCGAGAGCACCGTTCTTCCTGCAATTTTCGATAGTCTCGCTGTAAAGTGCCGCATAGCTGTGGTCAGGAATAGTACACTTGGCTTCAGCCGGATTACCTTTGGGGTCCCACATAATACCGCCGTCACGAATAACGGGAGGCATGGAAGCATCGATAATGATGTCACTTGGTACGTGGAGGTTGGTAATTCCCTTGTCCGAATCAACCATGGCCAGTTCAGGACGGGTTTTATAAACTGCTTCGATGTCCGCTTCGATTTCAGCCTTCTTGTCGGCAGGGAGATTTTCAATCCTGGCATAGAGATCACCGAGACCGTTTCTGAAGTTAACACCCAGTTCCTTAATGGTGTCGGCATGCTTCTCGATAGCATCTTTATAGTAAACCTCAACGCAGTGACCGAAAATCATGGGGTCGGACACCTTCATCATGGTGGCCTTCATGTGGAGAGAGAAGAGAATACCCTGCTTTTTCGCATCATCAATTTCATCGGCAAGGAATTTTCTGAGTGCTTTCTTGCTCATGAAGGTGGCGTCAACGACTTCACCCTTCTGGAGGGGAAGCTTCTCTGTAAGGGTAGTAGTACTGCCGTTACCATCGACAAATTCGATCCTGGCATCAGTCGCTTCAGCTATGGTCGTTGAAACTTCGTTGGAAGCAAAGTCACCGCTGCTCATGGTGGCTACGTGCGTCCTGGAATCAGGCTTCCATGCGCCCATTCTGTGGGGATTCTTCTTGGCGAAGTTTTTAACGGCATCGGCGGCACGACGGTCGGAGTTTCCTTCACGAAGTACGGGGTTAACAGCACTTCCGAGACATCTGGAATATCTTTCCTTAATATCCTTCTCTTCATCATTCTGAGGGTTTTCAGGAAACTCAGGCAGATTGTAGCCATGATCCTGGAGTTCCTTAATGGTCGCTTTGAGCTGCGGAATGGAAGCGCTAACGTTAGGAAGCTTGATGATGTTGGCATCAGGCGTCTTGGCCAGCTCACCGAGCTTGGTCAATTCATCGTCAATCTTCTGCGCATCTGTCAGTCTCTCGGGAAACTGGCAGATGACCCTTCCCGCCAGGGAAATATCCCTCGCCTCAACGGATACACCGGCCACACCGGTAAATGCCTGCACGATGGGAAGCAGGGAGTAGGTCGCCAATGCAGGCGCCTCGTCTATCTTTGTCCATAATATCTTTTCTTTTGCCATTGCTTTTTCCTCACTTAAACGTTTTTTAAAATCCTAAAAATAAAAAAGGCCGACATCACACCATAAATAGGTCTAAGATGTCGGCCCTCATTTTAACAACCTCTGGGTAATTAAACTGCCTGCCTCTATGCACTTAGCTTATGATCTAATCTGCTACTGCCTGAAAGCTAAGCCCCTTAAATCATCTGCTTGAAGCTATCTTTTTTAACAGAAAGAACATAAACTTGTCAAGAATAATCGAAAATGAATTTCAATATTTAAAAGCTTAAAATTTTCTCAGTTTCTTTTCAAGATCATCAGAAAGTGTAAAGATAATTACCTTTTCCCCACTTACTGTACTGATATCAGTATGAAATGTAATGACCTCCAGATTTGTTATCGATTTGATACCTTCATAGAGAGGTTCCTTGGTATTTTCCAGAAGTGTGGCTCTCAACTTTTTGATCAGTTCCGTACCATCCTGACCACTAATCAATTTCTGCTCGGCTCTTGTAAGAACACCTTTCAAGCGCACAAGAACCATGTCTTCAACAACATGAGTTCTAACCTCCGATGGCCCCCTCCCCATATATTCTTTTTCAAACTGTACAATTAGCTTGCTGACTTCTCCCTCAATCTCACCTTTAGACCTTCCGTTCATGAATACTCCTGATAAACAAATAAATTGAATTATATTCAAAGATAATAACTTCATTCAACTAAAAAAGGCCTGCCACGTGGGCAGACCTTCAATAGTCAATATGATATTATTATGGTGGAGGCGGCGGGAGTCGAACCCGCGTCCGGAAATACTACGCCTGGAACCTCTACATGCTTAGTCCGGATTTAGATTTAATGGCCGGGATCACCCCGGTTCAAGTTGCCCGACCACGATCCCATCTAAAGTTTCGCCCGCCGCACGATGGGAGAATAAAGCGAACTATCCTGCTAAATGGCGTTCTGTCCAGCCCCGCAGGAAAAGACCGGCAGAACGGTAGCAGCTTAAGCTGCTACTGCGTAATCGTAATCGTTGGCGATTATGATTTGGTCTGGCAGTTTTACGAGTTATCAGAGCTCGGCATGCAGTCCCGGTTTCATCATCCCCGTCGAAACCGTGGCGCCCCCAAATTCAAAAATTGAGAGGATTACGATATGAAAGAACGCATTTTAAATATATAATTAATTTGAGTTGAAAACAATAAGAAAGTTTCATTTTCACAAAGCAACAATGATATTTATTTAAGAATCCCGGATGTGCTATATTGAATGTGTAAAGTTAAATATTGTACATAAATAATG
This genomic window from Deltaproteobacteria bacterium contains:
- a CDS encoding NADP-dependent isocitrate dehydrogenase, which translates into the protein MAKEKILWTKIDEAPALATYSLLPIVQAFTGVAGVSVEARDISLAGRVICQFPERLTDAQKIDDELTKLGELAKTPDANIIKLPNVSASIPQLKATIKELQDHGYNLPEFPENPQNDEEKDIKERYSRCLGSAVNPVLREGNSDRRAADAVKNFAKKNPHRMGAWKPDSRTHVATMSSGDFASNEVSTTIAEATDARIEFVDGNGSTTTLTEKLPLQKGEVVDATFMSKKALRKFLADEIDDAKKQGILFSLHMKATMMKVSDPMIFGHCVEVYYKDAIEKHADTIKELGVNFRNGLGDLYARIENLPADKKAEIEADIEAVYKTRPELAMVDSDKGITNLHVPSDIIIDASMPPVIRDGGIMWDPKGNPAEAKCTIPDHSYAALYSETIENCRKNGALDPSTMGTVPNVGLMAQKAEEYGSHPTTFEAPGDGSIRIVDAGGNVIHEQQVEEGDIWRSARVKDAPIQDWVKLAVTRARATGDPAVFWLDPDRAHHIEIRKKVDQYLKDHDTNGLDIRIMSVAEAAKLSVERMREGKNTISVTGNVLRDYNTDLYPILELNTSAKMLSIVPLMEGGGLFETGAGGSAPKHVQQFLKEGYLRWDSLGEFLALAESIKHLANVYNNDKANVLAATLEQANEKFLNENKSPTRRLGGIDNRGSHFYLALYWAEALAAQSDDADLAATFAPVAKALADNESKINDELIGA
- a CDS encoding DUF2294 domain-containing protein, encoding MNGRSKGEIEGEVSKLIVQFEKEYMGRGPSEVRTHVVEDMVLVRLKGVLTRAEQKLISGQDGTELIKKLRATLLENTKEPLYEGIKSITNLEVITFHTDISTVSGEKVIIFTLSDDLEKKLRKF